The genomic stretch TCAAGCTAAATCCACTTTAGAAACTCTTCAAATGGACATGGTTCAACATAGCAGAGATATTACAGAACCTGAATTACCTCCTAACGCATGGAAAGGAACTACGGCAGATAAGTTTGAACAAAAACGTGATGCAGCTCTCCGCTCTTATAAAGACATCTCACATAACAAAATGGATGATGCCGTGCAATTAATCAGCAGTAGAATGGGCGCACTACATAACAGCGTACAATCAACTGAAATACGAATAGAGCGGGAAAAGCAACGTATAAAGGACGAGAAGTGAGGGAGAAAACATTATGAATGGAGAAATAAAAATAGCATACGAGGAGGCAAGTAAGTTAGTTAATAAGGTTGAAAAAAACATCGCTAATATTGAAGCTGACCTCCTACGTTCATTTGCTGATAAAAATGAACTAAACACTGTAAGAAAGATAAATGAATTTAATAATGCATTGGCCAAAGTGACAGAAGCTTATAAGCAGCTACTTATTAAAAATAACGAAAGTGTTCTCCAAACAATTGAAACTTTTCGCGAGATGGACAACTCTCTATCTAATTCATTTAAGGGAGAAAAGAAATGAAACAATTACATAATCAGTCCCTTCATGCTGATATCAATCAATTGCTAACCAAGTTAGATACAAAATTAGACCAAATGGATCAACTTAAAAATGCTATAGTAGATTTATCTCACAGTCAAGATTCTTTCACTGGCGCAACTGGTACTTCAATAAGAAGTTACTATCAAGATATTCATCAAACTTTTATTTCATTTTATTGTGAGTCGATAAAAGGTTATAAATCTCTGCTTAAGAATTTGCGAGATACCTCGTTAGATTTAGAAGTTGATAAAACTGGGAGAATAAGGCAAGATTTCTTAGAAGGAGAATTGACCGATAGCTTGGATAGATCCAAAAAAATGACTATCGATAAAGTAGAGGAAGCTAATAATATATTTAGTTCAATTAATGATATTATCCATCTTAGTAATTTAAATGCTGATGCATTTACTCATAAAATAAATGATGCGCAAAAGGTAACAAACGAAACAATAGAGGATTTAATTGAATTCGATACAAAAAATAATAAAGGATTAGAAACTTTCGGTGACGATATCCAATTGATGAAGCAGTATGTAACCGAAATGGAAAGTATGATTAAGGACGGCAATTTGAGTGTTGAAAATTATTCACCAACTCAATTGAATCTATCAATACCGTACCAGGCAGCAAAGCATTCATTGGAAACCAGATCAAATACTGATAAGTTCTCCAATCCTACTCCTCATGATCTGGTTAAAGAAATTATGGAACTTGATATGACTAATAGTTCTTTATCTATTGGAAAAAAAGGAAACGCTGTATCAGCATACAAAATCTCTACTCAACCCAACAAAAAATATGAACGTGAATTCAGTACAGAAGACGGCTGGGAGGACGGAGTTGGTAATGTCAGTTTATTAGCAAGCATGGATTTAGATGAGAAATATATTAGATTGGACACATCTGGATCAGTGGTTGATACAAAATACAAAGAAGAAGGTATAGATTCTCTTAGAGCAAGGGCTATCTATGGTGAAACTAAGTCTTATCTGCCATATGGATTAGACACGTTAACGAGCAATATTTTGTATGGACAACACATAGGAGCAAAAGTCGAAGCTGGGATTGGCAAAATTGAAGCTACTCATGAGAACTCACCCCTATCTGGCACTGTGAACTTCGGACAGGCAGAAGGTAAAGCTAATTATGAAGATTATACAGTAAGTGCAGGTTTAAATGCATCAATAGCTAAGATAGAAATTAAATTAGAACCATTTAATTTCTTTGGATTTGAACCATTGGAAGAATGGTTTGGCCTTAAGAAAGATCCATACGTAGGCTTTGATGTTTTACTTGGCTCTGTGGGTGTCGGTGCTTCAGTAGGACAAGAAACCGGTGCCTATGCATCCTATGGTCTCGGCTATGGAGCAAAAATCGGCTTTATGCCAGAAGAAGACTAATAAAAAGGAGCATAATGTTCTATGTTACAAAATAAACAAGATATAAAGAAAATTTTACGTATTTCTTTACTATTATATAGTATCCTTATTGGATTAGCCGGATCTGTGAGTATCATAGCTGCTCTTATACTAATTCCAAAAGAAGAGTTACAGTATTTTATTGAACCTTTTATAGTGTTGGGGTTATTTATATATGGTACCTGTGCTGTGGCATTATTTATAAGAACAAAAATTTTCAAGGAGAAAAAAAATGAGTA from Terribacillus sp. DMT04 encodes the following:
- a CDS encoding DUF5082 family protein encodes the protein MSYLASLMTGRTEKLEQLSRLRQAKSTLETLQMDMVQHSRDITEPELPPNAWKGTTADKFEQKRDAALRSYKDISHNKMDDAVQLISSRMGALHNSVQSTEIRIEREKQRIKDEK
- a CDS encoding DUF5344 family protein, whose translation is MNGEIKIAYEEASKLVNKVEKNIANIEADLLRSFADKNELNTVRKINEFNNALAKVTEAYKQLLIKNNESVLQTIETFREMDNSLSNSFKGEKK
- a CDS encoding LXG domain-containing protein, whose amino-acid sequence is MKQLHNQSLHADINQLLTKLDTKLDQMDQLKNAIVDLSHSQDSFTGATGTSIRSYYQDIHQTFISFYCESIKGYKSLLKNLRDTSLDLEVDKTGRIRQDFLEGELTDSLDRSKKMTIDKVEEANNIFSSINDIIHLSNLNADAFTHKINDAQKVTNETIEDLIEFDTKNNKGLETFGDDIQLMKQYVTEMESMIKDGNLSVENYSPTQLNLSIPYQAAKHSLETRSNTDKFSNPTPHDLVKEIMELDMTNSSLSIGKKGNAVSAYKISTQPNKKYEREFSTEDGWEDGVGNVSLLASMDLDEKYIRLDTSGSVVDTKYKEEGIDSLRARAIYGETKSYLPYGLDTLTSNILYGQHIGAKVEAGIGKIEATHENSPLSGTVNFGQAEGKANYEDYTVSAGLNASIAKIEIKLEPFNFFGFEPLEEWFGLKKDPYVGFDVLLGSVGVGASVGQETGAYASYGLGYGAKIGFMPEED